CTCGCTGGCCCTGGCCCCCGAAGGGGTGCGATGGTGGCCGACGCTGGCGGCCGGCCTGGCGCTGTGGGCGCTGGTGCTGGCGCAGCACGCGGTGGCGCTGGACCCCGGCGCCGGCCTGCGCGACTGGCTGGTGCCGGCGCTGGCGCTGCCGCTCGGGCTGCTGGCCTGGGCGGCGCTGTGGGCCTTCAGCTCGCGGCTGCTGCAGCGCCGGTTCGTGCTGGTGCCGCACCTGGCGCTGGTCTGCCGCGGCGCGCTGGTGCTGGCGCTGGCCGACCTGTTGCTGCCGGTGCTGGCCTACGCGCTGGCCTGGCCCTGGATCGCCCGCATCACGCCGGCGCTGCTGGCCACCATCGTCGGGGCCACCGTCTACGCCCACGCCCTGCGGGTGGTGCCGCTCAAGCGCACCGTGCTGGCCGCCGGCGTGGGCGGCTGCCTGCTCATCGCCGGCGCGGTGGTGGCGACGCTGAACCACCAGCGCAGCGACCGCATCTTCGACCAGCTCTACCTGTCGGTGCTGCCGCCGCCGGCGTTCCGGCTGGCGCCGGCGCTGCCGCCGGACGCGCTGCTCGACGAACTGCCGGCGCTGCAGAAGTCGCTGGCGCGGCAACTGCCCGCCGAGGTGGAGGACGAGCCCTAAAAAAGACTTGCCCGGGGGTCGCCGTCGTGTGCAGAATAGAACGATCGTTCGTTTCTTTTT
The sequence above is a segment of the Aquabacterium sp. J223 genome. Coding sequences within it:
- a CDS encoding FHA domain-containing protein; its protein translation is MLDRDGQVRRCEPVRAWPWRIGRGFDCDLVLDDPHVAEQHASLDLGEDGVPWLTVGATRNGVQWDRRTLMPGETVALDSGPNRAFDLGGLRLRLRMPGDAVEPERSLALAPEGVRWWPTLAAGLALWALVLAQHAVALDPGAGLRDWLVPALALPLGLLAWAALWAFSSRLLQRRFVLVPHLALVCRGALVLALADLLLPVLAYALAWPWIARITPALLATIVGATVYAHALRVVPLKRTVLAAGVGGCLLIAGAVVATLNHQRSDRIFDQLYLSVLPPPAFRLAPALPPDALLDELPALQKSLARQLPAEVEDEP